The Rubripirellula amarantea genome includes the window GAGGGTGCAAGAGCGTGCAGGAAGTTACTGCAGCGTGCAGGAAGTTACTTCAGGGTGCAGGGACTTACAGCAGGTTACCGCAGGATGCAAAAAGATGATGAAGTACCGACGGAATCGAACGGTGCCGAGCCAAGTATTTGTTTCACTCTAACTTTACTGAACACGATTACCATGTTTCGTCGTTATCCGGTCACGATCTTCATTGTCCTGCTGTCGATCATCACCGCAGGCATCCCGGCTCTCGCGCCCGCCTTGCAGCTCGACTTTGCTCTCGTCGCCGACGGTCAATGGTGGCGGCTGATCACTGGTCACTTTACTCATCACGGATTCAGCCATCTGTTTTGGGACCTGATCATGTTCGCCGTGTTGTCGGCAGCCTGCGAACATCGTCATCGCAAACACTACCTCATTACCATGTTGGTCAGCCTACTGGGCATCTCAGCCGCGATCGCTGTGTTTTGCCCGACGATCGAAACCTATCGAGGCTTGTCGGGAATCGACACCGGCCTATTTGTTTGGTTCATTCTCGACCAAGCTCGCGACGCCTTCCGTGGTGGCAATCGAACGATGTGTGCTGTATCCGCAATGGCGGTCATCGCGCTACTGGGCAAACTCATCTACGAACTTCAAACCGGCGGCACGCTGTTTGTGGAAAGCGACACCTTCACACCGCTGGTTCAATCCCACCTAGCCGGCGCGTTCACCGGCGCAATCAGTTTTGCCCTGTCGTGCATCCACCGTTCACCCACCCGCCATGCCCTCGCTTCGGACTCACGACCTTCGCGATCGCGTGCTCATCACCGTACGCGCACACCCATCAATTCCCCAATTGTCGGCCCCATCACGAATCGTTAACCTAGAGCCCATCCCAAGAGAGTCCCAACCGGGAAGCAACTCGGGCGATTAGCTCAGCTGGTTAGAGCGCTACGTTCACACCGTAGAGGTCACAGATTCGAATTCTGTATCGCCCATCCCGCCGCTTTGCTCCGAGTGGAGCAAAGGGGGCGGAAGTGGAAATGAGCCCGCGTTTGGCGGGCTTTTCTTTTGGACGTGCTCTTGCCGTCCATTCGCGGTCGCTACGGTCTGCTTAGCATTTTGCTTCGCATCTGCTTCGGATTCTGCTTCGCTTTTTTCATCTGCGTTTTCGGGCATCGCACCTGACGGTTTGAGCGCGGCGTCCTCGAAGACTTCCTTGCGTGCCATCGCGTAGTGCTTCATCGCGACGGGAACACTATTACCGAGCCAGCTCGAAACATCCTTTGCGGGATAGAGTGCCAGGAGCTCGGTCTCGCGGGAGGCCCGAAGATTCTGAAACAGCTTTGGCCATGCCTCGTGGCCAGCCCGTTCGATAATCGCAATGAACATGGTTCGCAGGTTCGATGATTTGCCGCATCGCGGGACAACGAATTCGTCGCCCTTCTCGGCAAGTGCGTCCAAATCCTCAAGATATGGACGAAGTTCGGGAAACATCGGACATGCTCGGCGGCCACCGGAAAAACGCTTCGCGGGGGTCAGGCTAGGTTTTCGGTTTTCGTCGTGTTAGACTGGTGGGCATTGCTTCTCGGTAAACCCGTTTGTGAGTACCTGCCATGGCGAGACAACTTCGCGTTCAGTTTCCTGGTGCGATCTACCATGTTGTGACTCGTGGCGATGGCCGCCGCCAGATTTTCCACGATGATGGTCACTATGATCGACTCACTCGCGGGCTCAAGGATGAAGTCACACGCAGTGGGTGGAAAGTGCTTTCGTACTGTTGGATGCCAAACCATATCCACTTGCTGGTTCAGACGCCCGAACCAAATCTTGCTAGCGGCATGCAGCACTGGTTGTCTGGTTATGCGAATTGGTATTCCAAACGAAATCAGCGTGTGGGGCACTTGTTTCAAGGCCGCTACAAATCGTTCTTGGTCGAAGACGCCGGATATCTCTGGTCGCTCAGTCGGTACATTCACCTGAACCCCTGCAATGGCACGCGACCTCTGGCCCAGGATCTCGCGCAGTGGACGCATAGCAGCTATCCCGGCTACGCTCGTAAAACATCGCAAGTTGATTGGGTTCAGTATGATGAGCTCCACACCTACTGGCTTGCCCAAAATGGTGGAAAAGATCCAGCTGCAGCGTATCGCCAGTATGTTAAGGCCGGACGAAACACTGCCGAGAATCCGCTTGCGAGTGCGCTTGGCGGGTGGGTGCTCGGTAGTGAGTCGTTCTTGAAAAAAGCAATCGCACTTGCCCAGTCCGACGATGACCAGAAGCGGCAGCGGACCACGCGTCGGCTCAAGGCAGTCACGGCAGAGCAGATCATCGAGGAAACGGCGTTTTATTACGATGTATCACCACAAGAGTATGTTGGCTTTCGTAGTCTGGCTCCCGGGCGAGAACTTGCGGCTCTCTTGTGTCGACGCTGGACCGGCGAAACGATCGCTAGTCTCTCTAGGCGATTCGGTTTGGCGCACCCCGACAGCGCGTCCAACCTCGTTCGACGAGCAAAAGTCAGGATAGAAAATTCAAAGCAGTTTCGCAAAGCAATCGAAGACATCGAGTACAACTTAGGCCTGAAAACCGAAAACCTAACCTGACCCCGGTAAGGTTCCCCGCTTGCAGAAATGCCCAGGACGCCACACGGCTATCGTGTGGCGTTTTTTTGTGGTCGCTTGCCTCTGGTTGTACTAAATCGTTGTGATGAGCAAATATTGCCATCATCAATCACTTTTATCTTGTTCTGACGCTGTCCACTTGAAGGTTAATGTAGCGTCAGAAAAGGAAAGGCGAGAGCGTAAAGACGTTGGCGGCCATCCGTCAGGGATGTTTAGCAGGCTGCGAATGGCATTCACAACCGCTCCTTCGAGTGGAATCAAGTATGAATGAACCAAGGCTTGGTCATCAGAAGACAAGTCTAACGCTCCATGCAAAATTGTGTTTCTTAGTTTCCACACCTTTTTCCAATCGCTAACGGTCCAATTCAAAACATCGCAAACGAAGTGACGCAGCGATCCTTGACCGCTTCCGACCCATTCAGTAGATCCACCGCATTTAGGACATTCGTGCATAGCTGAATGGCATTTGGAGCATGTCCAATGTCGGGGCGCTGGTTTACGAAGAAGGTGCGATAATGCCTCGAACGCGAGTATCAGGCATGTGAACTCGTGAATCGGGTCGCTTGCGACATGGCTATTCTGTAGCCATCTCAAACTTCTTTGCAGTCGCTCTGTCCCTTCAGTGAGTAGTTGATCGGGAACCAAGAAATCGGTTAGTGCCTGGGCGTGATCCATGGTCACTACGCAGTTGTCTTCCATTGCCTTTCTTTCGCCGTTTGTGGCAACAATTGTCGTGTACTGCTTACCAGGCTCAGGAGTTTCTGGGGCGTTCGTAAGCGCTCCGTACGTTTCTATTTCAACAGCGATTGAACCAAGAAACGACAATCGCGCTGTGAACTCTTCGAGTTTTCGTCGCGCTCTTTGCTCCGCTTCCTTCTCTGATGTTGCGTCAAAGATGATCGTAACGGTGTACTTCCAAGATGGATTGGACCATCCATTCCATTCTTGCTCTGACGGGTCGATCCGTTCCGGCTTACTAATGAAAATCCTGGGGTGGTTTTCAATCTCACTCCTGAGGTCGAAGCCGTATGATTCATCGACAAGTAGTACACCGCTACGGATAGTTGACGTTAGCTTCCAGGATTCGTTCATCAGGGCAATTCAATCAGACAGTGTCAACGCTAAGTCGGGTAACGTCAGGGTAAGCGCGCCAAGACGAAGGGCGCATAAGCAGACGTGAACAGGATTTGTGGCACTGGGGCATAATAACGCAGCCACGAATACTCCGGAATGACGCATTTGCTTGCAGTGACCGTTGCAAGGCGGTAAGCTGCGTGTGACATCGAACACGTTGTTTCCTTCGTAAATCACGGACTCAAAACGATGGCGAGTGAAAACGCCGTAAATCACGGTCGTTTTTCACACCGTAGAGGTCACAGATTCGAATTCTGTATCGCCCATCATCAGAAACCCTGCAGGCGTCATTGCTGTGCGGCGTTTTTTGCGACGTCAACAAAGGTGTCCGGTCAACAAAGGTGTCCGACACCTTTCCCAAACGACTCACCTACTTAGCGACTTTACGTTGAACAACGGCCCCGGATTGTCTGTCGGCAATATTGCCGGCGTCGATCAGATGGTGGGTACCATTCAGGCATCTAATGCCGCTGCACTCGGACTCGGCTCTCCCGGAATCCGTACGATCGCGTTAGATGGTTACACGCTCACCAATGTAACTGCGGTGCCAGAGCCAAGTTCAGTGGCTGTCTTGCTTACCCTGGCTATTGGCAGATTAATCGTTCGTCGAAAGCGTTAGAAAGTTCGCTTCCCGAGAAACTACAGAACGTCGTTGTCACGAGCTGGCAACGGCTTTTTTTAGTAGGTGTACCGTCGGCAATAGTCGCCAAGAAGTCCGCGCCGAATTATCAAAGCTTGTCGCTGAATGAATTTCTCAACATTTCAAACGCAATAACGCACGCACCGCTCGCGTGATTGCGGGTGAGTTTTTCGACGCGAAAGGACCTGCGGTGATCTTCACACCACTTAATGTTTGGGATCTGCAAATCCGCGAAGGGAGTAAGTCGGAGCTGACGGTCAGGGGCCATTCGTCATGAACACTCGCGACGAAATTCACAAAAGTGATACGTGACAATCAAGCTGGCAAGATGGGGCGTCTTGCCCAGTGAAGCGAATTTCGTGCCAGGAGCTCTGCGGTCGGATACATAGATCCGCTGCCTCAGAATTTTTAAATTCAGTGCGATCACCGAGCCCTTAAAAAATGGTTGCGATGGGAGGCGATCCATGGCGGGCGAGCCTTTTTCCGTGATCAGCCGTTTGCAGAGCTGGCGATATCGTGTATCGCAGATATACGATAAAGGGACGGTGGTGTGGTTAAGGAATGGTCAACTAAACCCTGTCGTTCCATTCCACTCCACTCCACTCCGGTGCGGCTGAAGGCTGATTCGACGACCGAGTGTTTTGGCAAACTTGCGCGGGTGATTGCAGTCAGGCTGGGGGGCAAAGCATTCGGTTGTAGATCGGGTGACAACAAAACGCTTTTGACAGAGCTGGGACCGCATTTTTTTGTTTCGTATTATCGTTTAGCGGCGATAGGCGATTGGTTTTTAATTACGGAGAGACGCGAAGATGAATTACCCTGATACGTGCCCGATGGACAAACCTGGAATCGGTTTTTTTGAGCGCTATCTGACCGTTTGGGTAGGACTTTGCATCGTCGCGGGGATTGCCTTGGGCAAAGTCGCTCCTGGAGTTGCGAGGTCGCTCGATGGCATGGCGATTTACGTGAACGACGCACCGGTGATTTCGATTCCGATCGCGATCTGTCTGTTCTTCATGATGTACCCGATCATGGTCAAGATCGACTTCGGCGAAGTCGTGAAAGCTGGTCGGTCGATTCGGCCCGTGGGTTTGACGCTGTTGATCAACTGGGCGATCAAGCCGTTCACGATGTACGCAATCGCCAGTTTTTTCCTGGGGACGTTGTTTTTAGGTTTCATTGGCCCGGATGCCGTTGACTACGTGAAGGCTCCGTTGGGTAGCAACCTTGAAGTCGGAGCGACCTATGGGGCTGGTGAAGTGGTGCTGATCGATGGCGTGAAAATGTTGCAGGTCCCGCTTTGGCGGAGCTATTTGGCCGGGTGCATCTTGCTCGGCATCGCTCCTTGCACGGCGATGGTTTTGGTTTGGGGGTTCTTGGCGAAAGGCAACGACGGACACACGTTGGTGATGGTCGCGATCAATTCGCTCACGATGCTCGTTTTGTACGGTGTCCTCGGTGGGTTCCTTCTTGGGGTCGGCCAGCTTCCGGTACCTTGGCAAGCGTTGCTGTTGTCGATCGGTGTCTACGTAGCGTTGCCCTTGGTTGCAGGTTACCTGTCACGCAAATGGCTAATCGCGACCAAAGGCGAAGACTGGTTCCGCGACAAGTTCTTGCATTTCCTGACACCCGTTACGATCACCGCGCTGTTGGCAACCTTGGTCCTGCTGTTTTCATTCAAAGGCGAAACGATTGTTGAAAACCCGTTGACCATTCTGTGGATCGCAATTCCGTTGACGATTCAGACGTTGGTGATCTTTGCACTTGGCTACGGCGTCAGCAAAGCGATGGGTTTCACCTACGAGTCTGCTGCACCGACGGCAATGATCGGTGCATCGAATCACTTCGAAGTGGCAATCGCGACAGCAACGATGTTGTACGGATTGTCGTCGGGCGCTGCTCTTGCAACCGTGGTGGGCGTGTTGATCGAGGTGCCCTTGATGCTGGGTTTGGTCAAGTTTTGTCTTAAGACGAAGGATTGGTTCCCCGCTGAAACGTCTGGTTCCAGCGTTGATGACGTTCCCGTCTCGGTTGAAAAGGAACCTGTCACATGAACGCAATCGAGCACCAAGAGTGCTTCGGGACAATGTTTCCTCACTCAATCGGCATCGGTGAGCAATCTGGAAAAGTCTTCTCAGTACGCGTCGATGCTCCCGCAGGGATGATGCGTGCCCACGTGAATACCAGGGCAGACATTCAGCAATGGGACGAGTGCCGAAGGTGTCCCGAATTTGAAAGCTGTTATCAACTTTGCATGGCGAAGATAGCTTTGGAAACAGCCGTCGCGGCGAGCCATTGACCGGCGAAGTATTGACTGATGAACAACTGACCCGTGAAGTATTGACCGGCGACGTATCGACCGGGGAACTACTTCGCTATGAGGCGTACCGCTGACGAGGTGGTCGTCATGACAATCAACCCGCACTGCGATTGAGCGTCAGTCCCGATGAGCAACTTGCTTAGGTTGTTGCACTTGTACAATGGAAACTGATGAGTTGTGAATGGTGCCCGCGGTTTGAGTGATAACCCCGGGGCCTTCTTTTAGCGATGCAAGTGATTCAAGGGAGACGTTCAGGTGCGTGTGGTGGAGATTACCGAGAGTGGTGGCCCGAACGTATTGCAAGTTCGTGAGCGTCCCGTTCCCAAGGCGGGTGACGGTGAAGTGGTGTTGCGGATTGCCTATGCCGGGGTGAATCGTCCTGATGCACTTCAGCGCGCTGGGATGTACGATCCACCGCCACAAGCGAGCGATTTGCCCGGGCTCGAAGCGTCCGGTGAGGTGGTGCAGGTGGGCAAGGGCGTTTCCCAGTGGTCAGTGGGCGATCGCGTTTGCGCTTTGTTGCCCGGTGGTGGTTACGCCCAGTATGCCGCGACTCCAGTAGTTCATTGCCTGCCGATTCCGAAGGGGATGAGCATGAGGTCGGCCGCATGCTTGCCGGAAACGTTCTTCACGGTTTGGTCCAATGTGTTCATGCGAGGTGGTTTGCGAAAGGGAGAAAAGTTTCTGGTGCACGGTGGCGCCGGAGGAATTGGGACCACGGCGATCCAGCTAGCCAAGGCGATGCATGCGACCGTATTCGCGACCGCCAGCACCGAGGCCAAACGTCAAACCTGCCGCGACTTGGGAGCTGATTTAGCGATCGACTACACGCAGCAGGACTTTGTTGAGATTGTTCGTGGGCAAGGAGGTGCCGATGTCATTCTCGACATGGTAGGCGGTGACTACATTCCAAGAAACTTGAAGGCGTTGGCCGAGGATGGTCGACTCGTTCAAATCGCTTTCTTGAGCGGAGCCAAGGTCGAGTTGAACTTCGCGTCGCTGATGATGCGTCGTTTGACGATCACGGGAAGTACGCTTCGCCCGCAGTCAGACAATGCAAAGAGCGAGATTGCCAATCAATTGTTAACGCACGTTTGGCCGCTTCTTGATGCGGGGGAAATTGCACCGGTCATGGACCGTGAGTTTGATCTGTCGCAGGCCGCTGACGCTCACCGGTACTTGGAGAGCAACGAGCACATCGGCAAGATCGTTTTGCATGTGTTTGGCGAAAGCGAATCCCAGTGAATCGATCTGAAGCCTGCACGTGCGTCGGGGCTACGGATTGGTGAACCCATGCGTATCAGACACGGAGTCAGAATCCACGGTGTAAGTTCACCACCAGACTGCACATCATTGCTTGCTATTGGAAGCTTTGAGTCGACCGGACAGCATGTTCCATAGGGGATTGGGATGGCGGTGAACCAACGAATCGTGCGATTGGCCTGCCTCGCGGCTTTCCCAATAACCCTCGCCGAGTGGTTCCGTACCGAGTTCGTAATCCATGCCGTCCCAGGTACCCGAACGGAACGAATAGAAGGCCCAATGCCAGCCCTGATTTTCGATAGCGTCCAGGGTGTCGCTCAGGTACTGGTGGGCGCCGCCGACTCTTCGATTGCAGCCCACTTCGCCAACAAGGATTCGGTTCGCGGGAACGTCGTGTTCGGTCGCCCATCGGGTCACGGCATTCATCCGAGACTCAAATTCATCCCTTTCCCATCGGACTGTCTCGCCAGTCCAACCGACAGGCATTCGGTCGGGATAGTGAAATCGCCCTTGGTTGATTCGAAATGTGGTGTAGTTCCACGGCTCGTAGAAGTGAAACGAATACAAAAGGTTCGGAGCGTCGATCCGTTCCATTGAAGTCATTCCTTCCGGGTGAGCGTGGAAGCAGCAATCAAGAACAATCGGGGTCTTCGAATCGACGCTGCGAATGGCGGTCACAGCGTTGCGGTAAAAGTGGTTCAGGTCAGCGACGGTGCCAGCGATTTGTTGTCGCCACTGCATAAATTCTGCCGTCGGTCGCTCGTGTTCATGTTCGCGTTCGGGCGCCGGTTCGTTCAGGATGTTGTAGCCCACAATGGCTGGATGATCCTTCAGTTCGGTCGCTAGCTTGGTCCAAAACTCAATCGCTTGATCTTGATACTTTTGATCATGCCAGAGGCGATAGTCGAATTGGCCGTCGTTTTTTTGTCGGGTGCGGCAACCGGGCACGCTAAACATCGACAACACAATTTGGACATCGTGTTTCGCGGCGCGATCGAGCACTTTGCGCAAGCGGTCCATGTCCTGTTCTGGAATTCCGTTCCAATCGTCCGCATCACCGATCAAAAAATCTCGCCCCACGGGTGTCATTTCCGTGACTTGCAATCGCATGAACTCGATGCCTTGTTGTGACGCATCGTTAAACCACTCATCAGTGGCATCGGCGCCGTCTCCGTTGGCCCCACGACGTTGATGATCCCAATAGTCCATCGGGTCGGATGCCTGAGCCACGTTCGCAACGCAGAGCATTGCCGCCAAAAGGAAGTACTTCATCGTTCACCTTATTTTGGGATAGCGAATCCCCGATCGTATTGCCGCGGAAGGTGTGTTGTCAAATTTTGGAACGGGCAAATCGCATTGTCAGATGAATCGCGAGTCCGAACCAGGCTACGATTTCGTCGATGACTCCGTTCAAAATGGGCACATCACCACATCAATCAACGCCGCATATCCTCTATCATACGCGTGTCGAACGATCGCCTCATTCGCTAGGCAAGAACGTATAAAACGCGTGATTCACGCAACCGAACTCAACCTAAAACCTGGATGGATTAATGAAGTCGCGACTCATGTTGGCTCATGGCTTTGCCCTGTTGACGATCTTGTCGGCAATGACAGCTTCAAACGCGGATGACACATTCGGCCAATCCATCGTGTTGCCGCAGAACCCAAACGCATGGATCAATAGTGGTCCAATCTCGACACAAGCGATGGCTGGCAAATCGGTGGTGTTGTATTTCTTTGAAGAGGGCTGCCCGCGCTGTCGCGAAAACTGGCCTGCGGTCGAAGCGGCGGTCATGCAGAATCAAACGAAGCCCGTGATGTTGATCGCCGTCAATTCAGGTTCCTCACCCGCCGAGGTGGCTCAGTATGTCAAACGCAATCGGTTGAAGATTCCGGTCATCATTGATCAAGACCGTTCGTTAGAAAAGCAAGCGGGCGTCGGTACCATTAGCTTGAACAACATCTTTCAAGCCTACTTGATTGATGGGGAAGGAAACTCGAGGCGAATGAGTGGCGGCGACATTCCAGCCGCGATGCAAGCCGCTGCTCAGACCGCGTCTTGGAATGTTGACCCCGTTGGAATTCCGCCAACGATGATTCCTTTATGGCGGCAAATCGAGTTTGGCAACTATGCGCCGGCCGCCAAAAGCTTGACGCGATTTCGACGCGATCGCAAACCCGATGTCAAAGCTGCGGCCGAAAGACTGCAGAGCTACGTGGACGATAAGATTGCCATCGCGTTAAGCGAAGCCGAATCCGCCGTCGCGGCGGATGATTCTTGGTTGGCCTTTAAGAAGTACGAAGAAGTGAATGAGCATTTCGCTGGGTATGAGTTGCCTGATGTGGTTGACTCGGAACTGAACCGTTTGGCTGACGACGGACTGGTCGCGAAGGAACTTGCCGGTCGAAAGTTGTGGCGTCTGGCGCAAAGCATCATCGAGTCAGGTCGAGCCAAACCGGCTCGCGTTACCGCGATGATGAGCAAAATTATCAAGGACCACCCTGGCACCGAGGCTGCTCGGATGGCAGCAGATATTCAGTAGCAACCAGTCTGGCTTTGGCTTGGGCAACTGAGTTGTCACGCGATAGTTTGCTGTTTCTTGTTGACTCAATCGAGAATTACTGGTATCGTTAATCGTAGATAGACGATAGGTGGGTTAATGACAAAGCAAATTGGTCTCAAAAAGAAGTGCGATACGACGCCGGTGAAGCTGAAGGCGGATCCGACGGCTGAAGATTTCGCAAAGCTGGCTTGGGCAATCGCTCATCCGGCTCGCGTGCAGATTGTTCGGCTGTTGATTGGCCGCAAAGCCTGCGTGTGCGGTGAGATCGTGGACTGCTTACCGTTAGCTCAATCGACGGTTTCCCAGCACTTGAAGATCTTGAAGGAGTCTGGGTTAATTCAAGGGGAAGTCGATGGGCCGAAGGTATGCTACTGCATTAACCCCAAGCGGCTCGAACAGTTAAAGGCATTCGTAGCGGGGCTGTGAATGTCCGTTTTTTTGAATACGGCTATCGTGAATCGGCGATGGGCGATAGGTGGATTGAAGGCTCGTTTCTAAACAAGGGAAAACGATGACAAAGATTGAAATTTACGACAAGGCGATGTGTTGCTCGACGGGCGTGTGTGGGCCACAAGTTGATCCGGTGTTGCCAAAGTTTGCTGCAGACCTGGATTGGTTGAAAGGCCAAGGCCACGAAGTCAATCGTTACAACCTGGCCCAAGAACCCGCAGCGTTCGCCAATAACGCGGTCGTGCAGCAGATGCTCGCCGATGAAGGTGTCGAATGCCTCCCGTTGGTGTTGGTTGACGGTCGCGTGGTCAGTCGTAGCGAATACCCTTCCCGCGAAAACCTAGCCCTGTGGTCTGGAACCTCAGTCAAGCCAAAGGTCAGCTTGCCAACAGCC containing:
- a CDS encoding glycoside hydrolase family 5 protein — its product is MKYFLLAAMLCVANVAQASDPMDYWDHQRRGANGDGADATDEWFNDASQQGIEFMRLQVTEMTPVGRDFLIGDADDWNGIPEQDMDRLRKVLDRAAKHDVQIVLSMFSVPGCRTRQKNDGQFDYRLWHDQKYQDQAIEFWTKLATELKDHPAIVGYNILNEPAPEREHEHERPTAEFMQWRQQIAGTVADLNHFYRNAVTAIRSVDSKTPIVLDCCFHAHPEGMTSMERIDAPNLLYSFHFYEPWNYTTFRINQGRFHYPDRMPVGWTGETVRWERDEFESRMNAVTRWATEHDVPANRILVGEVGCNRRVGGAHQYLSDTLDAIENQGWHWAFYSFRSGTWDGMDYELGTEPLGEGYWESREAGQSHDSLVHRHPNPLWNMLSGRLKASNSKQ
- a CDS encoding ArsR/SmtB family transcription factor — protein: MTKQIGLKKKCDTTPVKLKADPTAEDFAKLAWAIAHPARVQIVRLLIGRKACVCGEIVDCLPLAQSTVSQHLKILKESGLIQGEVDGPKVCYCINPKRLEQLKAFVAGL
- the arsD gene encoding arsenite efflux transporter metallochaperone ArsD; amino-acid sequence: MTKIEIYDKAMCCSTGVCGPQVDPVLPKFAADLDWLKGQGHEVNRYNLAQEPAAFANNAVVQQMLADEGVECLPLVLVDGRVVSRSEYPSRENLALWSGTSVKPKVSLPTATNSGCCGGSTGCC
- a CDS encoding TlpA disulfide reductase family protein, whose translation is MKSRLMLAHGFALLTILSAMTASNADDTFGQSIVLPQNPNAWINSGPISTQAMAGKSVVLYFFEEGCPRCRENWPAVEAAVMQNQTKPVMLIAVNSGSSPAEVAQYVKRNRLKIPVIIDQDRSLEKQAGVGTISLNNIFQAYLIDGEGNSRRMSGGDIPAAMQAAAQTASWNVDPVGIPPTMIPLWRQIEFGNYAPAAKSLTRFRRDRKPDVKAAAERLQSYVDDKIAIALSEAESAVAADDSWLAFKKYEEVNEHFAGYELPDVVDSELNRLADDGLVAKELAGRKLWRLAQSIIESGRAKPARVTAMMSKIIKDHPGTEAARMAADIQ
- a CDS encoding transposase, with the translated sequence MARQLRVQFPGAIYHVVTRGDGRRQIFHDDGHYDRLTRGLKDEVTRSGWKVLSYCWMPNHIHLLVQTPEPNLASGMQHWLSGYANWYSKRNQRVGHLFQGRYKSFLVEDAGYLWSLSRYIHLNPCNGTRPLAQDLAQWTHSSYPGYARKTSQVDWVQYDELHTYWLAQNGGKDPAAAYRQYVKAGRNTAENPLASALGGWVLGSESFLKKAIALAQSDDDQKRQRTTRRLKAVTAEQIIEETAFYYDVSPQEYVGFRSLAPGRELAALLCRRWTGETIASLSRRFGLAHPDSASNLVRRAKVRIENSKQFRKAIEDIEYNLGLKTENLT
- a CDS encoding PEP-CTERM sorting domain-containing protein (PEP-CTERM proteins occur, often in large numbers, in the proteomes of bacteria that also encode an exosortase, a predicted intramembrane cysteine proteinase. The presence of a PEP-CTERM domain at a protein's C-terminus predicts cleavage within the sorting domain, followed by covalent anchoring to some some component of the (usually Gram-negative) cell surface. Many PEP-CTERM proteins exhibit an unusual sequence composition that includes large numbers of potential glycosylation sites. Expression of one such protein has been shown restore the ability of a bacterium to form floc, a type of biofilm.); this translates as MNNGPGLSVGNIAGVDQMVGTIQASNAAALGLGSPGIRTIALDGYTLTNVTAVPEPSSVAVLLTLAIGRLIVRRKR
- the arsB gene encoding ACR3 family arsenite efflux transporter, producing MNYPDTCPMDKPGIGFFERYLTVWVGLCIVAGIALGKVAPGVARSLDGMAIYVNDAPVISIPIAICLFFMMYPIMVKIDFGEVVKAGRSIRPVGLTLLINWAIKPFTMYAIASFFLGTLFLGFIGPDAVDYVKAPLGSNLEVGATYGAGEVVLIDGVKMLQVPLWRSYLAGCILLGIAPCTAMVLVWGFLAKGNDGHTLVMVAINSLTMLVLYGVLGGFLLGVGQLPVPWQALLLSIGVYVALPLVAGYLSRKWLIATKGEDWFRDKFLHFLTPVTITALLATLVLLFSFKGETIVENPLTILWIAIPLTIQTLVIFALGYGVSKAMGFTYESAAPTAMIGASNHFEVAIATATMLYGLSSGAALATVVGVLIEVPLMLGLVKFCLKTKDWFPAETSGSSVDDVPVSVEKEPVT
- a CDS encoding NAD(P)H-quinone oxidoreductase — protein: MRVVEITESGGPNVLQVRERPVPKAGDGEVVLRIAYAGVNRPDALQRAGMYDPPPQASDLPGLEASGEVVQVGKGVSQWSVGDRVCALLPGGGYAQYAATPVVHCLPIPKGMSMRSAACLPETFFTVWSNVFMRGGLRKGEKFLVHGGAGGIGTTAIQLAKAMHATVFATASTEAKRQTCRDLGADLAIDYTQQDFVEIVRGQGGADVILDMVGGDYIPRNLKALAEDGRLVQIAFLSGAKVELNFASLMMRRLTITGSTLRPQSDNAKSEIANQLLTHVWPLLDAGEIAPVMDREFDLSQAADAHRYLESNEHIGKIVLHVFGESESQ
- the rrtA gene encoding rhombosortase → MFRRYPVTIFIVLLSIITAGIPALAPALQLDFALVADGQWWRLITGHFTHHGFSHLFWDLIMFAVLSAACEHRHRKHYLITMLVSLLGISAAIAVFCPTIETYRGLSGIDTGLFVWFILDQARDAFRGGNRTMCAVSAMAVIALLGKLIYELQTGGTLFVESDTFTPLVQSHLAGAFTGAISFALSCIHRSPTRHALASDSRPSRSRAHHRTRTPINSPIVGPITNR